The genomic window AAACATATAACTTTAAGACCGAAATCATTGTTGCGGCATTAAGAAACGGCAAGCAAATTAAGGATGCTGCTGTGGCAGGTGCTCACATTGTCACTTGTGGCCTTCAAATTTATAAAGATGCTATGGAACACCCATTTTCAACTTATGGTTTGTCCGTATTTAGAAACGCTTGGGACGAAACAGCAAAGGAGTAGACCATGAAAACTTTTAAAGCACTGTACTTACCAATTGGCGTACCAACATTTCATAAAGAAAGTATAGATTCGCAATTTAATATGTCAGTAGAACTATTAAACAAAGTAGCCGAGGACATCGAGTGTCCGTCGGCTCCTCTTTTAACCATTCCTGATTTGGTTGAGTTCATTGATGATAAGCAATGTGACTTAATCATTCTTCAAAACAATGCGTTTGCTAACTCTGAGTATACGGCAGAGATCTTAAGAAGACTTGATGCAGATGTATTACTTTGGACACTGCAAGAGCCTGTAATAGACGGAGGTCGACTTAGATTAAATTCCTTAACAGGGGCGTATTCAGCAGGAAATCTTATGCACCATTTAGGCAAAGAAAGGTTCGAGTATATTTGGGGAGCACCGTCGGATGAAGTGGTGTTTCAGAAAATCAAGTCTGTTGTAGCAGCAGCCAGACTTAAAAAGGAATTACGTTCCATGACATTAGCTTCCATCGGTCACACGCCTCAAGGTTTTGGATTTGGCCGAGGACTTGATGCTGAAATTTCAAGATATTTCGGCATGAAGCATGTAGCTATAGAAGTTCGAGAGCTTTTACAAAGGGCTAAAAATCTTTCCTATGAAGATTGTGCTGAATCCATGAGGGAAGCAGAAGACAAAATGGTAAACCTGAGAGCAATGCCTGAAAAAAATGTGACTGATTTTGTTCGTCTGTATAAAGCATACACAGACTTTGTAAAAGAAAACGATATTGCGGCCGTTTCTTCTAGGTGCTGGCCAGATTTATTCGTAGAATATGGAACACCTGTATGTGGCGTACTAGGTATGCTAAACGACAATCTAGTAGCTGCTGCTTGTGAGGCGGATGCCTATGGTGCCATCTCGATGCTTATTGGGATTAAGCTATCAAATGAAAGTGTGTTCTTTGGAGATCCAGTTTCCTTAGATAAAGAAGAAAACACGGTAACGTTTTGGCATTGTGGAACGGCTGCTTGTAGCTTAGCCCATCCTAGTAAAGGTGCTCAAGTGGGTGTCCATCCTAATAGAAAAATAGGACCTACGATGGAATTTGGCTGTAAGCCATCCAAAGAGGCAACTGTGTTCAGAGTTGGTCGGAAGCCAGACGGCTCTATAAGATTTTTCATAGCAAATGGGGAAATATTGGATAAAGAGCAACAATTCCTTGGCACATCATTAGTACTAAAAACCGAATCATCATCCATCGATTTTGTAAATCAAAGTGTAAAAGATGGCTGGGAGCCACATTTCATCGTTACTTATAAAGATATTAAAGAGGAACTTCTCGTTTTAGGGAAATTTTTAAATGCAGAGGTATGTAAATACTAAGGAGGTACATAACATGACTGTTTTAACAGATGTAAATAAATTAAGCGTTTTAAATGAGACGAGCGAAAAATTTGACACGAAATTCTGGAATGATTCTTGTGACCTGAAGGAATTAGACTATGCTCTAGAAAATAATTGTGTCGGAGCTACGACAAATCCTATTATTGTAAAAACGGTGTTAGAGAACAATCTATCACTATATGAAAAAGAAATAATTAGAATCATCGAGGAAAATCCAACTTTAACGGAAGATGATATTGCTTGGCTGATGATTGAAAAGATGGCTTTAGATGGTGCGAAGAAATTAGAGCCGATTTTTGATCCTAAAACAGGAACTGGACGTATTTCGATGCAGACAAACACGAAGTACTGTAAAAATCCAGACCTACTGTTGAAGCAGGCACTTCACTTTGCAAGCCTCGCTCCGAATATTCAGGTGAAAATCCCGGTAACATCAGCAGGTGTAAAGGCTATTGAAGAAGCTACGTACCATGGTATATCAATTAACGCTACAGTGTGCTTTAGTGTCCCTCAAG from Bacillus sp. HMF5848 includes these protein-coding regions:
- a CDS encoding fucose isomerase, whose protein sequence is MKTFKALYLPIGVPTFHKESIDSQFNMSVELLNKVAEDIECPSAPLLTIPDLVEFIDDKQCDLIILQNNAFANSEYTAEILRRLDADVLLWTLQEPVIDGGRLRLNSLTGAYSAGNLMHHLGKERFEYIWGAPSDEVVFQKIKSVVAAARLKKELRSMTLASIGHTPQGFGFGRGLDAEISRYFGMKHVAIEVRELLQRAKNLSYEDCAESMREAEDKMVNLRAMPEKNVTDFVRLYKAYTDFVKENDIAAVSSRCWPDLFVEYGTPVCGVLGMLNDNLVAAACEADAYGAISMLIGIKLSNESVFFGDPVSLDKEENTVTFWHCGTAACSLAHPSKGAQVGVHPNRKIGPTMEFGCKPSKEATVFRVGRKPDGSIRFFIANGEILDKEQQFLGTSLVLKTESSSIDFVNQSVKDGWEPHFIVTYKDIKEELLVLGKFLNAEVCKY